The sequence CCACGCTTTAGTTTCCGCTTCGCCTTTGTGGGCAATCATCGCAGAAACAAGAGAAACGTTATAGGCATGTTTACCAGAACGGGTACAAACTTTACCTTTAAACTCAGGGTTTGCTAGATCGGCGTAATCAAATTCAGCTCCTAACTTACCGACACGATCACGAGAGGAATAAACATTGCGGCTACGAAGTGTCAGTGCAAACCACTCATCGTTACTATCTCTGTACTGTGCTGGTACATTTTTTTCAATCACATCACTTTGTACAGGTTGTACTACTTCTTTATCAACTAGCTCCGCTAAGCGGCTAATATCCGTGGTTAAAATCACATCAGCAGGGCTATATTCACCTTCTTGTTTCAATTTTTCTGCTAAGCCCTTATTAGCAAACTTAACGTTTACTTTGATACCAGTCTCTTTAGTAAATTCATTAAACATTGGCTCAACCAAGAAAGGTTGGCGATAAGAATAAACATTTACTTCATCAGCAGCAAAAGAAGGTGAGCTGATAGAAGCCAAAGCGAGAATAGAAAGGGGTAGCATTTTTTTCATTGTAATTCCTTAAACATAGATGCAAATGATAATAATTATCGTTCGTTATTATATTTAAAAAACCAATTTCTGCAATGACAAAAATCAATTAAACACAAAAAAACCCGCTACAAGAGCGGGCTTTTTATTACAATTTGTTCTTATTTATAACTGAACTAGCGAGTATTACTTTAGAGAAACAAACTCTGGGTAAGCACCAACACCACAATCGTGCATGTCCATACCTTCCATCTCTTCATCTTCAGTAACTCGGATACCTGTTGTTGCTTTTAGTACACCCCAAACCGCTAGGCTTGCTCCGAATACCCATGCAAAGATAACTGCAGCACCTAGTAACTGAGCACCGAAAGTAGCATCAGCATTACTTACAGGAACAACCATTAGACCGAAGAAACCACAAACACCGTGTACAGAGATAGCACCTACTGGATCATCAATCTTAATTTTATCAAAGGCGATGATAGAGAATACAACGAGTGCGCCTGCTACTACACCGATAATAACGGCAGCAACTGGTGATGGAGATAGTGGGTCAGCTGTGATAGCAACAAGACCTGCTAATGCACCGTTCAAAATCATTGTTAAGTCGGCTTTGCCCCAAGTGGTTTTACACACTAGTAGAGCAGCAATAGCACCAGCAGCGGCTGCAGCATTCGTGTTTAGGAATATTTGACCAACAGCAGTTGCGTTTTCGAAATCAGAAAGCATTAGCTGAGAACCACCGTTGAAGCCGAACCAACCGAACCAAAGGATAAACGTACCTAGTGTAGCAAGTGGCATGTTTGAACCTGGGATAGGGTGAACTTCTCCGTTCTTACCATATTTACCCTTACGAGCACCAAGTAGTAATACACCTGCTAGAGCAGCAGCGGCACCAGCCATGTGAACAATACCTGAGCCAGCAAAATCACTGAAGCCAGCAGCAGCTAGGAAACCGCCACCCCAAGTCCAGTAACCTTCGACTGGGTAGATAACACCAGTTAGAACAACAGCAAAAATTAGGAATGCCCAAAGTTTCATACGTTCAGCAACCGCACCAGATACAACTGACATTGCTGTCGCTACAAAAACAACTTGGAAGAAGAAATCAGATTCTAAAGAATGATCAGCACCTTCACCTTGTGAGCCAATTAGTGCGCCAATCGAAGGCATAATACCGCCTTCAGCATTGTCTACATACATGATGTTGTAGCCAATCAATAAGAACATAGTACAAGCAATAGCATAAAGTACGAAGTTCTTAGTCAAAATTTCCGTGGTATTTTTAGAGCGGACTAAACCAGCTTCTAACATGGCAAAACCAGCTGCCATCCACATTACCAACGCACCTGAAATTAAGAAGAAAAAAGTATCCAGTGCGTAACGAAGTTCAGTTACTGTTGTTAATAGTTCCATTATATATTCTCCAATCCCTTAAAGTGCTTCAGTGTCCATTTCGCCAGTACGAATACGTACTACCTGGCTTAAGTCATAAACGAAGATCTTACCGTCTCCAATTTTCCCTGTGTGCGCTGCTTTGCTTACTGCTTCAATAACGCGATCTACGTTTTCAGCTTGAGTAGCTATTTCCAGTTTTACTTTCGGTAGAAAGTCCACTTGATATTCAGCACCGCGATAAAGTTCCGTGTGACCTTTTTGACGACCAAAGCCTTTAACTTCAGAAACCGTCATACCTTCAATGCCAACATCCGATAAAGCTTCACGTACGTCGTCTAGTTTGAATGGTTTAATAATGGCGTTAATAAGTTTCATTGCATCCCCTCTGAGCATATATTCCTTTAACAGTGAAATAACAATCAAGAGCTGTGCCACTTTTATAACTTATTGTTATTAATAATGTTTAAGTATTTTTGTTAATAAAACTTTAAACCCATGCACAAACATGGTGCACAGTGCTCACTAAATTAATGCAAAAAACCATTCAGCCCCAATATTGTGCAACCTTTTAAAAAAGCCAAAAAAAGACCCTAAAAAAATAGAGTCATTCGCTGTACTTCTGATAAAAAATCACTGAAATCTAAATAAAGAACCTGTATTTATCTAACAAACGTTCGTACTAAAAGATAACCTTTTTACTCGTGTTACCGCTTTAAATACGCTTTGTAAGCTGGCAGAACCATCAGACCAACCATAAAAATTATCACAGAGAGCATTCCAAACAGTGTCCGTTCGTTCCATCCAAGCTCAATGAATAGACCCAGTACCCATGGAGCAGCAGCGGTAGAAAAAATCATCAAAGAAGTCATCATTGAGCGAATAGCACCGATATGTTCTGTCCCATAAACTTCAGCCCACAATGCGTTTACCACTGGAGAAGATACACCAATTCCCACACCAAACAACGTCATAAAAGCAACGGCAGACCAACTTTGGTTAAATAAAGAAAGTACACAAAGTCCTAGGAATAAAGGGATAATCATAAAAGGAAGCATGTGCCTAGCGCTGTATTTATCCACTAAGCTACCGGCCACCATAGAACTTAACCAGTGCATAATACCGTAAGCAATAAAACTATTTGCCAACAAGCTTGGTAACCACTCTTTTTGTGTTAACAAAAAATGTTGTTGGATGAACACGCCAGTAACGACAAAAGGTGCTGCCAACACCGCAGGCAAAATGGCCCAAAAACGCCAGTCAGACAATACATGCCTCCGACCTTTATTACTGACAACATTTCCTTGGATATTGGTTTTTTTGTATTGCCTTTAAACTGGGTAGATTTAGCTAACAAAATGTAGGCTAGCGGTAAATAAACAAAAGCGACAACCGATGCAAACACCAACCAACTTGAGCGCCATCCGATCCAACTTATTAGTAGTACCACAATAATAGGTAAGATCACTTCACCAAATGCAACCCCACTAGAAGCCAAACTAATTGCCTTCCCTCTCTGGTGAGAATAAGAGCGGATCATTGTGGTTTGAGCGGTATGAGGTAGCAAACCTTGCCCTGCTAGTCTCAGCATAAAAAATGCGAAGAACAGCATCAAAGGAGAAACAACGTAAGACATCACAACACACGCAACAACTAATAGGACCGCAACAACAGTCACAAACGGTCGAATATCCCACTTGTCAACGAGGCCACCAACAAACATGATAGTCATGCTGCTACAAAGCGTTGCTAAAGCGTAAATCATTCCGTAGTCGGTCGCCGACAAAACCAAGTCTTTCTGAATGTCAGCACCAAACCAACTTAAAAAGAAGGATTGCCCAACGTTTCCAATGAAGACGGTCAAAAAACCAAATGATAACAACGGCCATTGCAGTCGAATGAAATTGAGATAACTGTTCATAATGCCCTTTTACAAAACAAAATGTAGCTTGAACGGAGGAAATTTACTTGATGTTATACCGGATAAACTCGCACCAAGATTGAATGAGTTGTTCAAAATCTTCAAGGCCACAACCAGCATCACTTTCACAATCATAGAAATCGAATTCACTCTCTTGTAGCGAATCATCATCTTGATCTAATGAGTTTTCTTGAACGGTCACTTCGTCTCGTCGAATTACAATGCTGATCTCTTTGCCAAGCAAAGAATACTCTTGAGACTCTTCCGATTTTATCTTCTCAATTGCTTCAAGTAGGGAAGCAATGCGCACTTTATCCGTATATATTTCCTGCTCTAGCCAGCGAGCAATCACTTCATGCCCCATACTACACTTAATACGGTATTCACCGGTTAAACCTTTTACAAATTGATATTCCATAGATCCTATACTCGATAAATCAGCTCTAATACCATTGTGCTGAAAAGTTACTATTTTTGACTGTAACTTCACTACAAAAAATAAGACCACCGCATTGCGATGGTCTTAAGTGCTATTCACATTAATCGGTAATTAAGCTTGTGGGCGCATCGCTGGGAACAAGATGACATCACGAATAGTGTGCGTGTTCGTAAACAGCATGGCTAAACGGTCGATACCAATACCTTGACCTGCTGTTGGTGGTAAACCGTGCTCTAGAGCGGTAATATAATCAGCATCGTAATACATTGCTTCATCATCACCAGCATCTTTTGCCGCTAATTGTGCTTTAAAGCGACCATCTTGATCTTCCGCATCATTAAGCTCAGAGAAACCATTTGCTACTTCACGACCACCAATAAAGAACTCAAAACGGTCTGTGATAAAGGCATTATCATTATTACGACGAGCCAATGGAGAGATATCAGCAGGGTATTCTGTAATGAATGTAGGCTGGATCAATTGTGGTTCAGCCGTTTCACCAAAGATCTCTTCAAGTAATTGACCACAGGTCCAAAATGGTTCTACATCAATATGTAAAGACTTCGCGATACCTACCATGAAGTCACGATCTTGTACGTGATCGTAGGTCATAGACTGTATGTCTTCTCGGTCAGGACAGTACTGCTTAATCGCATCTAACATACTCATACGAGGATATGTACCACCAAATTCTACCGTTTCTTCCCCGTAAGGCATTTGAGTAGAACCAAGTACTTCCATAGAAACCGTTTGTAGCATCTCTTCGGTCAGATCCATCAAATCTTTATAATCTGCGTACGCCATATAGAATTCCATCATCGTAAACTCTGGGTTATGACGAGGAGAAAGACCTTCGTTACGGAAACTACGGTTAACTTCAAATACGCGGTCAAAACCACCGACCACTAGTCGCTTCAAATAAAGCTCTGGAGCAATACGTAGATACATATCAATATCTAAAGCATTGTGATGTGTAATAAATGGACGCGCAACTGCACCACCAGGTATAGCGTGCATCATTGGTGTTTCGACTTCCATGAATTGCTTAGAAGTCATAAAGTTACGTATAGCAGTAACAAGCTTAGAGCGAATAATGAAAGCAGTACGCGAATCTTCATTCACGATAAGGTCAACGTAACGCTGACGATAACGCATTTCTTGATCGGTTAGACCGTGGAATTTTTCGGGCAGTGGACGTAGTGCTTTAGTTAGCAATACGTACTCTTCCATATTCACGTAAAGATCGCCTTTACCTGATTTATGTAGAGCGCCTTTTACACCGACGATATCACCGATATCAAGGCCCTGATATTTCTCTTTTAGTTCATTTTGAACCGGTTTAGCTGCATAAGCTTGAATACGACCAGAAGTTTCTTGAATCACTAAGAATGGACCACGCTTAGCCATAATACGACCAGCAATAGCAACGATATGATTCAGTTCTTCTAGCTCTTCTTTCGTCTTTTCACCGAATTGCGCTTGAAGATCGCCCGCTAAACTATCGCGACGAAAATCATTAGGGTGACCATTTGCTTTGCAGCTAGTGCGGATATTATCCAATTTAGCACGACGCTCAGCAATCAGCTTATTCTCTTCAGCGTTTGGCTGTTGTACCTGTTCAGTCATTTTAATTTGCCCTTTATAGTGCGCTTACAAGCCTGATTTCAGGCTGGCTTCGATAAATTTGTCTAAATCACCGTCAAGAACCGCTTGTGTGTTGCGGTTTTCGATGCCGGTGCGTAAATCTTTAATACGAGAGTCATCTAGTACGTAGGAACGAATCTGACTACCCCAACCGATATCAGATTTTAAATCTTCACTCGCTTGTTTTTCTGCATTTTGTTTTTGTAGTTCAAGCTCAAACAGTTTTGCTTTTAACTGTTTCATAGCCTGATCTTTATTTTTATGCTGAGAACGGTCATTTTGACACTGAACCACAGTATTGGTTGGCAAGTGAGTAATACGCACCGCTGATTCTGTTGTATTGACGTGCTGACCACCCGCACCTGACGCACGATAAACATCTATACGTAATTCAGCTGGGTTAATGTCGATAGCGATATTGTCATCAATCTCTGGGTAAATAAACGCAGATGCAAAAGAAGTATGACGGCGACCACCAGAATCAAATGGTGATTTACGAACTAAACGATGCACACCTGTTTCCGTACGTAGCCAACCATAGGTATATTCGCCAGAAATCCTAACCGTGGCAGATTTCAGGCCTGCAACTTCACCCTCAGATACTTCTATCACTTCCGTTTTAAAGCCTTTAGATTCAGCCCAACGAAGGTACATTCGTAGTAGCATCGCAGTCCAATCTTGCGCTTCTGTACCACCGGAGCCAGATTGAAGATCGATATAGCAATCTGAACTGTCATGATCACCAGAAAACATGCGGCGAAACTCAAGCTTTTCTAACTTAACTTCTAACTCGGCAAGTTCTGGTTCTATTTCATCAAAGGTTTCTTGATCTTCGGCTTCAACAGCTAGCTCTAGTAAACCTTCTACATCGTCAACACCTTGATCAAGAATATCAATAGTCTCAACAACGGCTTCTAAAGAAGAACGTTCTTTGCCTAAGGCTTGTGCTCGCTCGGGTTCGTTCCATACATCCGGCTGTTCTAGTTCTGCATTTACTTCTTCTAGACGCTCTTTCTTGGCGTCATAGTCAAAGGTACCCCCTCAGGATATTCGTGCGCTGAGTCACGTCCTGTAAGCGGTTTTTAATTGGATTGATTTCAAACATGTTTACTCAACATTTATGCGTAGAATTTAACCGAAGAATTCTACTCAAAAATGTGATGAAGATACAGAAAAAGTTGTAATACTATTCTTTCAATTAAATAATTATTTCGCTCGATATCTGTTCGATAGAACAAATAATACGTTACTCATTTAACAATCAATATTTTCGACCATCAATTGCAATGACTGATTTCCTCTAAATTCATTAATATCGAGTTTAAAAGCGAGTTTTACTCTCTTTGCTGTCGCATCTGGCCAACGCCGAAGATCGACATTAAACGCGATTGCATCAATCATTATATTGGTAGGGAGCCCCTTAAAGAGAGGCTCTACCATCATTTTAAGGTGTTTTTCTCCCACCAATTTCTGATGCAATAGCTTAAACTCACCATCAAAAATAGGTTCTGGGAAGTTTTGTCCCCACGGCCCACCTTCTCTTAACTGGTTGGCTGTATGCATAGAAAACTCTTCAGGCTTCAATTCGCCATCCGATAAAATGACGCCCTGTAACGCAGACTCATCTAGCTCATCACGAACAAGCTGATCGAACAGTGAAGCAAAGGTTTGAAAGTTCTTTTCTTTTATCGTTAATCCCGCCGCCATTGCATGACCACCGAATTTGACAATCAAACCTGGGTTTTGTGTATCTAACCGATCTAACGCGTCACGCATATGTAAGCCAAGAATAGAGCGGCACGACCCTTTAATATAACCATCCCCACCGTCAGCAAAGGCGATTACTGGACGATGAAATTGATCTTTTATTCGAGAAGCCACAATACCTATGACACCTTGATGCCAATCTCGCTGAAAAAGTGCAACTCCGTATGGGAGCTCTGAATTTTTACCAAATTGCAGCTGCTCACAAAAGGCCATCGCCTCTTGTTTCATCCCTTGTTCAATTTCGCGTCGAGTTTGGTTTAACCCATCTAACTCGCTTGCCATTCTTCTTGCGGCATGTATGTTTGTGCTCATTAACAGTTCAACACCAAATGACATGTCGTCTAAACGCCCTGCAGCATTAATTCTTGGCCCTAAAGCAAAACCAAAATCGGCAGCAACCAAGCGACGTGCATCTCGTTTCGATACTTCGATTAATGCCTGAATACCCGGACGACCTTTTCCTGCTCGAATTCTCTGTACACCTTGATGAACTAAGATACGATTATTTTCATCAAGAGAAACGACATCAGCAACCGTACCTAACGCAACCAAATCTAGTAACTCAGCAAGGTTTGGTACTTGTATACCTTTCAATTCAAACCAATTTCGTTCTCTCATATAAGCGCGAAGTGCGAGCATAAGATAAAAAGCGACACCAACACCCGCTAAAGACTTTGATGGAAATTGACAGGATTCCAAGTTTGGATTAACCATCGCATCAACATCAGGAAGCACGTTTCCAGGTAAGTGATGGTCGGTCACGATAACCTGAATATTATTCTGTTTAGCGTATTTAACCCCTTCAATTGAAGATACCCCATTATCCACCGTCATAATTACATCGGCTTTATACTCTATCGCTTGATCAACCACATCAGGGCTGAGCCCATAACCATCTTCAAAACGATTGGGGACAAGATAATCAACGTTGTGACAACCAAGAGAACGTAATGCCAGCACTGACAAGGCAGAACTAGTCGCACCGTCCGCATCAAAGTCGCCAACGATAATAATCCGCTTACCTTGTTCAACCGCTGAAAAAAGTAACTCTACCGCTTTTTCTATACCACCAAGTGATTGGTAAGAATGTAAACCTTTAGCAGCCTTCTCAAGCTGACCAACATGCTCTATCCCCCTAGCAATATAAATACGTCTGAGTAATTCAGGGATAGATTCAGGAAGAGTTGAAATATCGACTTCTGGACGGCGTTTAATTTCTATCATAGCGGACTAAAGTGCTCATTGAGGGGATAAGTATGTAGCGAAAATGCGTCTTGTATTTTCAGTATAACGAAAGCCTGACCATTAAATTTCATGTCAGGCTTTTACTTAATCGTTTTTATTGCGTCATCTCTTGTTGTATACGCTTAAACAGCCCAGCTGGTGGCATATATCCTGCCAACAACTTACCATTTGGCAAGAATACCGCAGGTGTACCGCTAATACCTAGATCGCGACCTAATGCGTATTGCTCCATGATTTTTTGCCCACACTGCTCTAAATTATCAACGTCTTCGTTGAATGAATGATTCAACTTAGCTTGCGTCATTGATTTTTCAGGATCCACGGAGCACCAGATACGAGCCATCTCTTGAGCTACTTCACCTGTTGGCCCTTGGCGGGGATAAGCAAGATAACGAACCGTAATACCTAGGTCATTGTAGCCTTGCATTTGGCTATGTAAGCGAACGCAATAAGTACACGTTGTATCTGTAAATACAGTAATCACGTATTTTTCATTTTCCGCTGGGTAGACAATCATATCACTTGCATATTGTTCTATTTTTTCGGCGTTTTTAGGGGCTTGCCTTTCCGCAAGTACATCGACATATTGGCCATTATCATCAAGCGCATACAAGGTGCCCGCTATAAATTGATCACCTTGAGCATTAGAGAAAACCATCCCACCTGTTGTATCAACTTCATACAAACCATCAATGGTTGCTGGTGCAATCGAAACAACATTTACGCCCATAGATTCGAAACGAGCTCTTAGTGTTGCCTCATCAAACTCACCAGTACTAGATTCTATGTCCAGAACTTCTACAGCATCTTGCTTAACCGCTGCAACTTCAGCTTGATTTACTTTTGTTTCTGGGGAGTTTGTATCCGCTGCATCGCATGCAGTAACGAAAAATGGAGTAGCCAAAATCAATAGATTGCGTAATACGCTCATTAATAACACCTTATATTTACTGCTTATAAATTTATGCTCTAGGGTGATGCTGCGAATGAATCTGTTTTAACCTTTCAGTCGCAACATGAGTATAAATTTGCGTTGTTGATAAGTCACTATGCCCTAACAACATTTGTACCACTCGAAGATCCGCCCCATTATTGAGTAAATGTGTCGCGAATGCATGCCTTAGTACGTGAGGTGATAACAAGTCTGTATCTATTCCTGCTATCACTGAATAATGTTTGATGCGATGCCAAAATGTTTGCCTCGTCATCTGCCTAGCTCTTTTACTTGGAAAAACCACATCAGAACTCTTCTCACCCAATAGTGTAGACCGTCCGTCCTGTAAAAAGGTTTCAATCCAATCTATCGCATCTTCTCCCATTGGCACCAAACGTTCTTTATTACCTTTACCAATAACTCGAACAACCCCTTGACGAAGGCTCATATTCTCCATCGTTAGACTCACTAGCTCTGTAACACGTAACCCCGTCGCATATAGGAGTTCCAACATCGCTTTGTCTCTTAGTTCTAAAGGATCATTGGGGTCTGGCGCATCTAACAAAAATTCAACCTGTTGCTCAGATAGATCTTTAGGCAATCGTTTTGGTAGCTTAGGAGTAATAAGTAATGCACTCGGATCATCACTACGTATTTTTTCCCGATGAGAATATTGAAACAATCGACGAATCGCAGATAGCATTCTTGCCTTCGAAGTCTGTTTGTAGTTTTTATCTGTCAACCATGCTTGATAATCTTGTAAATCATTAACAGTAATACTGATAAAAGATAATTGTTTATCTTCCATCCACTTAATCAGCTTAAAAAGATCATTTCGGTAGGACGCTAAGGTATTTTCGGAAAGCCCTTTTTCCATCCATAAAGCATCAAGAAACTGTTCTACAAAAGCTCGATCATTCATCTTTCACTATCACTTAAACACTGAGTTTCAGATTAATTCAGCAAAAGCTAAATTAACAGGTGTTTTGTCCAAAAAGAAACTTAAGACTGCAATCATACCTTTTTTACAGGTAAAATCCTCAGCAAAGACAACATATGCGAATCAATCTAACATGAAAATTGGACTCTTCTACGGATCAACGACGTGCTATACAGAAATGGCAGCAGAAAAAATACGCGCCATAATTGGAGAAGAACTCGTTGATATTCACAATGTCAAAGAGACATCACTTAGTATAATGAACGATTACGACATGTTAATTTTAGGCATATCAACATGGGATTTTGGTGAAATTCAAGAAGACTGGAGCGCCATTTGGCAGAATATCGCTGGCGTTTCATTAGAGAATAAACCGGTTGCTTTGTTTGGCTTAGGAGATCAAGAAGGTTATGGCGAGTGGTTTTTAGATGCCATGGGCTTACTTCATGAAGAATTAAAACCATCGGGTGCTCAGTTTCTGGGTTATTGGCCTGTTGCTGGTTACGAGTTTGAAGCGTCAAAAGCACTAACAGAAGATGGTAACCGATTTGTTGGGTTAGCATTAGATGAAGATTCTCAGTATGAACTGAGCGACGAACGTATTGCTAATTGGTGTGAACAGATCCTCACTGAATTCCACGAAACGCTTTGATAACAAAAATGCCCCATTGAAAACCATTGGGGCATTGAATCAAGAGAAGACTTTTCTGGCGGAAGTTAAGCAGTTTCTTCCACTAAAGTTTTTTGCTTTTTTTCACCAACAAATAACATAGTAATTGACACTAATCCCGTCGGTAGTAACCAACCCATGCTGTAATCAAACAAGGGTAAAAACTTAAATATTGATACATCCACTCCAGCAATTTTAGCTGCATCTATCATGGCAAATAGCAGTGAAACTAAAATAACGCTTCTATAAGCTAACTGAGGGTTTGGTATACGCTGTCTAAAGAACGTTAAAGCAACCAGCGCGATGGCAACCGGGTACAGAGCAAACAACACAGGTACAGATATTGAAATAAGCTGAGCTAATCCAACATTTGCCACCGTAGCGCAGGTAACACCGATAATTAGAACCCACGCTTTATAGGTGATAGAGGTTAGCGAACTAAAGAAATCAGAACACGCTGAAACAAGCCCGATAGCAGTTGTTAAACAAGCAAGTAATACGATTGTGGATAAAACAAGCTGACCTGAAGAGCCAAATAATAATTGTACATATTGACTCAAAATGACACCGCCATTGTCAGCCGCCTCAACCACACCACCGCTAGTCGCACCTAAATAAAACAGTGAAATATAAACAAATGCCAAACCAGACGCGGCAATAACAGCAGCGATAGTTAAGTATTTTGTTGTCGCGGCTTTATCTGTCACACCTTTACTACGCAAAGAATCTACAATCAACATCCCAAACATC is a genomic window of Vibrio algarum containing:
- the glnK gene encoding P-II family nitrogen regulator, whose product is MKLINAIIKPFKLDDVREALSDVGIEGMTVSEVKGFGRQKGHTELYRGAEYQVDFLPKVKLEIATQAENVDRVIEAVSKAAHTGKIGDGKIFVYDLSQVVRIRTGEMDTEAL
- a CDS encoding MFS transporter, which translates into the protein MSDWRFWAILPAVLAAPFVVTGVFIQQHFLLTQKEWLPSLLANSFIAYGIMHWLSSMVAGSLVDKYSARHMLPFMIIPLFLGLCVLSLFNQSWSAVAFMTLFGVGIGVSSPVVNALWAEVYGTEHIGAIRSMMTSLMIFSTAAAPWVLGLFIELGWNERTLFGMLSVIIFMVGLMVLPAYKAYLKR
- the prfB gene encoding peptide chain release factor 2 (programmed frameshift), giving the protein MFEINPIKNRLQDVTQRTNILRGYLDYDAKKERLEEVNAELEQPDVWNEPERAQALGKERSSLEAVVETIDILDQGVDDVEGLLELAVEAEDQETFDEIEPELAELEVKLEKLEFRRMFSGDHDSSDCYIDLQSGSGGTEAQDWTAMLLRMYLRWAESKGFKTEVIEVSEGEVAGLKSATVRISGEYTYGWLRTETGVHRLVRKSPFDSGGRRHTSFASAFIYPEIDDNIAIDINPAELRIDVYRASGAGGQHVNTTESAVRITHLPTNTVVQCQNDRSQHKNKDQAMKQLKAKLFELELQKQNAEKQASEDLKSDIGWGSQIRSYVLDDSRIKDLRTGIENRNTQAVLDGDLDKFIEASLKSGL
- a CDS encoding MFS transporter; amino-acid sequence: MNSYLNFIRLQWPLLSFGFLTVFIGNVGQSFFLSWFGADIQKDLVLSATDYGMIYALATLCSSMTIMFVGGLVDKWDIRPFVTVVAVLLVVACVVMSYVVSPLMLFFAFFMLRLAGQGLLPHTAQTTMIRSYSHQRGKAISLASSGVAFGEVILPIIVVLLISWIGWRSSWLVFASVVAFVYLPLAYILLAKSTQFKGNTKKPISKEMLSVIKVGGMYCLTGVFGPFCLRCWQHLLSLLACSSNNIFC
- a CDS encoding Fe(3+) ABC transporter substrate-binding protein, giving the protein MKKMLPLSILALASISSPSFAADEVNVYSYRQPFLVEPMFNEFTKETGIKVNVKFANKGLAEKLKQEGEYSPADVILTTDISRLAELVDKEVVQPVQSDVIEKNVPAQYRDSNDEWFALTLRSRNVYSSRDRVGKLGAEFDYADLANPEFKGKVCTRSGKHAYNVSLVSAMIAHKGEAETKAWLEGVKANLARKPQGNDRGQVKAIKEGLCDVSLGNSYYLGKMVNDKEQKEWADAVYINFPNQNTTGTHVNVSGMAMAKYSPNKDNAVKLMEFLTDDTAQKLYAEVNFEYPVKEGVERSELVASWGDFKADELALEEIAANHSKAVKLLDEVKFDL
- a CDS encoding ammonium transporter is translated as MELLTTVTELRYALDTFFFLISGALVMWMAAGFAMLEAGLVRSKNTTEILTKNFVLYAIACTMFLLIGYNIMYVDNAEGGIMPSIGALIGSQGEGADHSLESDFFFQVVFVATAMSVVSGAVAERMKLWAFLIFAVVLTGVIYPVEGYWTWGGGFLAAAGFSDFAGSGIVHMAGAAAALAGVLLLGARKGKYGKNGEVHPIPGSNMPLATLGTFILWFGWFGFNGGSQLMLSDFENATAVGQIFLNTNAAAAAGAIAALLVCKTTWGKADLTMILNGALAGLVAITADPLSPSPVAAVIIGVVAGALVVFSIIAFDKIKIDDPVGAISVHGVCGFFGLMVVPVSNADATFGAQLLGAAVIFAWVFGASLAVWGVLKATTGIRVTEDEEMEGMDMHDCGVGAYPEFVSLK
- a CDS encoding YacL family protein; this encodes MEYQFVKGLTGEYRIKCSMGHEVIARWLEQEIYTDKVRIASLLEAIEKIKSEESQEYSLLGKEISIVIRRDEVTVQENSLDQDDDSLQESEFDFYDCESDAGCGLEDFEQLIQSWCEFIRYNIK
- the recJ gene encoding single-stranded-DNA-specific exonuclease RecJ; this translates as MIEIKRRPEVDISTLPESIPELLRRIYIARGIEHVGQLEKAAKGLHSYQSLGGIEKAVELLFSAVEQGKRIIIVGDFDADGATSSALSVLALRSLGCHNVDYLVPNRFEDGYGLSPDVVDQAIEYKADVIMTVDNGVSSIEGVKYAKQNNIQVIVTDHHLPGNVLPDVDAMVNPNLESCQFPSKSLAGVGVAFYLMLALRAYMRERNWFELKGIQVPNLAELLDLVALGTVADVVSLDENNRILVHQGVQRIRAGKGRPGIQALIEVSKRDARRLVAADFGFALGPRINAAGRLDDMSFGVELLMSTNIHAARRMASELDGLNQTRREIEQGMKQEAMAFCEQLQFGKNSELPYGVALFQRDWHQGVIGIVASRIKDQFHRPVIAFADGGDGYIKGSCRSILGLHMRDALDRLDTQNPGLIVKFGGHAMAAGLTIKEKNFQTFASLFDQLVRDELDESALQGVILSDGELKPEEFSMHTANQLREGGPWGQNFPEPIFDGEFKLLHQKLVGEKHLKMMVEPLFKGLPTNIMIDAIAFNVDLRRWPDATAKRVKLAFKLDINEFRGNQSLQLMVENIDC
- a CDS encoding thioredoxin fold domain-containing protein; this encodes MSVLRNLLILATPFFVTACDAADTNSPETKVNQAEVAAVKQDAVEVLDIESSTGEFDEATLRARFESMGVNVVSIAPATIDGLYEVDTTGGMVFSNAQGDQFIAGTLYALDDNGQYVDVLAERQAPKNAEKIEQYASDMIVYPAENEKYVITVFTDTTCTYCVRLHSQMQGYNDLGITVRYLAYPRQGPTGEVAQEMARIWCSVDPEKSMTQAKLNHSFNEDVDNLEQCGQKIMEQYALGRDLGISGTPAVFLPNGKLLAGYMPPAGLFKRIQQEMTQ
- the lysS gene encoding lysine--tRNA ligase — translated: MTEQVQQPNAEENKLIAERRAKLDNIRTSCKANGHPNDFRRDSLAGDLQAQFGEKTKEELEELNHIVAIAGRIMAKRGPFLVIQETSGRIQAYAAKPVQNELKEKYQGLDIGDIVGVKGALHKSGKGDLYVNMEEYVLLTKALRPLPEKFHGLTDQEMRYRQRYVDLIVNEDSRTAFIIRSKLVTAIRNFMTSKQFMEVETPMMHAIPGGAVARPFITHHNALDIDMYLRIAPELYLKRLVVGGFDRVFEVNRSFRNEGLSPRHNPEFTMMEFYMAYADYKDLMDLTEEMLQTVSMEVLGSTQMPYGEETVEFGGTYPRMSMLDAIKQYCPDREDIQSMTYDHVQDRDFMVGIAKSLHIDVEPFWTCGQLLEEIFGETAEPQLIQPTFITEYPADISPLARRNNDNAFITDRFEFFIGGREVANGFSELNDAEDQDGRFKAQLAAKDAGDDEAMYYDADYITALEHGLPPTAGQGIGIDRLAMLFTNTHTIRDVILFPAMRPQA